Proteins found in one Coffea eugenioides isolate CCC68of chromosome 5, Ceug_1.0, whole genome shotgun sequence genomic segment:
- the LOC113771036 gene encoding putative pectate lyase 2: protein MLAIICCFSTFQALQIKSTPDQDIGFNAIDTCWRKHGDWATNRQALADCAKGYGAGAQGGKNGATYVVTDPSDDPINPKKGTLRYGAIQREPLWIVFQGDMNLKLKDVEIFVNSYKTIDGRGARVEIGNGPCLRINDVEHVIVHGINFRKCLRGIPGLVRIDPDHLLNTSSNGVPDGDGIRILSSSHVWVDHCHFSNCADGLLDISHKSTAVTVSNNYFTQHDKAMLLGHSDKFPQDNKMYVTLVLNHFASGLTQRIPRVRYGYVHVANNKYDEWGMYAIGGSSCPTILSQANYYRAKNDSDAKQVTRRISNDSGRKNWSWNSKDDVFLNGAYFVSSGNVWTPNYSASQAFELAPGGSVPILTLHAGPLQL from the exons ATGCTAGCCATCATTTGCTGTTTCTCGACATTCCAAGCCCTTCAGATAAAAAGTACCCCAGATCAGGACATTGGTTTCAATGCGATCGATACTTGTTGGAGAAAACACGGGGATTGGGCTACCAATCGCCAAGCCTTAGCTGATTGTGCCAAAGGATATGGAGCTGGTGCCCAAGGAGGTAAAAATGGTGCCACATATGTTGTCACTGACCCTTCGGACGACCCCATCAACCCCAAAAAGGGGACACTCAGATATGGGGCAATCCAGAGGGAACCTCTTTGGATCGTCTTTCAAGGGGACATGAACCTAAAACTGAAAGACgttgaaatttttgttaataGTTACAAGACTATAGATGGAAGAGGTGCTAGAGTTGAGATTGGAAATGGACCTTGCCTTAGAATCAATGATGTGGAGCATGTTATTGTCCATGGAATCAACTTTCGTAAATGTTTGCGTGGGATACCTGGATTGGTTCGGATTGATCCTGATCATCTTCTTAACACAAGTTCTAATGGAGTACCTGACGGAGATGGCATTAGAATACTTTCATCTAGCCATGTTTGGGTTGATCATTGTCACTTTTCTAATTGTGCCGATGGTCTTCTTGACATATCCCATAAATCAACTGCCGTGACTGTGTCCAACAACTATTTCACTCAGCATGACAAg GCAATGCTGTTAGGGCATTCGGATAAGTTTCCCCAGGATAACAAGATGTATGTCACCTTGGTATTGAACCATTTTGCTTCTGGACTAACCCAAAGAATTCCTAG AGTCAGGTACGGATATGTTCATGTAGCAAACAATAAGTATGATGAATGGGGAATGTATGCTATCGGTGGCAGCTCGTGTCCAACAATACTGAGCCAAGCCAACTATTACAGAGCGAAAAATGATTCTGATGCTAAACAG GTTACCAGGAGAATTTCAAACGATTCGGGGCGGAAAAATTGGTCATGGAATTCCAAGGATGATGTATTTCTTAACGGGGCATATTTTGTTTCATCCGGGAATGTTTGGACGCCTAATTATTCTGCATCCCAAGCATTTGAATTGGCTCCAGGAGGAAGTGTACCTATTTTGACTCTTCATGCTGGTCCTCTCCAATTATAA
- the LOC113771037 gene encoding putative pectate lyase 2 — MASQGFHLLLIIITSLLSITFSTSQAAGPSASKPARKVMNIIDSCWRSRSNWADNRRALADCAIGFGKNAIGGKYGATYIVTDPSDNPGHPKPGTLRHGVVQTKPLWIIFARDMVITLKNELIVNSFKTIDGRGVKVEIAYGPCITVQHVSHVIIHGISIHDCKPGKAGIVQSSSTHTGRRGGSDGDGIDIFDSSYIWIDHCSLARCSDGLIDVIHASTAITISNNYFTQHDKVMLFGHNDKNTEDKAIKVTVVFNHFGPGLVQRMPRVRLGYAHVANNRYDRWEMYAIGGSANPTIFSEGNYFMAPDSPDAKQVTKREAKNGWKNWKWRSSKDKFMNGAYFVQSGYGNCAPGYNRYQNFPVADGSLVPALTADAGPMRCTTNKAC, encoded by the exons ATGGCCTCCCAGGGTTTTCATTTGCTACTGATCATCATAACTAGTCTTCTAAGCATCACTTTCTCCACCTCCCAAGCTGCTGGCCCTAGTGCATCTAAGCCCGCCAgaaaagtcatgaatatcatagaCTCTTGCTGGCGAAGCAGGTCTAACTGGGCAGATAACCGGCGTGCATTGGCCGATTGCGCTATAGGCTTCGGCAAGAATGCAATCGGTGGAAAATATGGTGCAACATATATCGTCACAGATCCATCCGATAATCCGGGACACCCAAAACCGGGCACTCTTAGACACGGTGTTGTACAGACAAAACCATTGTGGATTATATTTGCTAGGGACATGGTTATAACTCTGAAAAATGAGCTGATAGTAAATAGTTTTAAGACCATTGATGGGAGAGGGGTGAAAGTGGAGATTGCTTATGGACCATGCATCACAGTACAACATGTTAGCCATGTGATTATTCATGGGATTAGCATTCATGACTGTAAGCCAGGGAAGGCTGGCATTGTCCAGAGCAGTTCAACCCACACAGGCCGCCGTGGTGGCTCGGACGGAGATGGCATTGATATCTTCGATTCTTCCTATATATGGATTGATCATTGCTCTCTTGCGAGGTGCAGCGATGGCCTCATTGACGTtatccatgcttccactgccaTTACCATTTCCAATAACTATTTTACTCAGCATGATAAG GTGATGTTATTTGGGCACAACGATAAGAACACAGAAGATAAAGCCATAAAAGTTACGGTAGTCTTCAACCATTTTGGTCCTGGTCTTGTGCAGAGGATGCCAAG GGTTAGGCTAGGTTATGCGCACGTGGCAAATAACAGGTACGATAGATGGGAGATGTATGCAATTGGTGGAAGTGCCAATCCAACCATTTTCAGCGAAGGGAACTATTTCATGGCTCCGGACAGTCCTGATGCTAAACAA GTGACGAAGAGAGAGGctaaaaatggttggaaaaattggaaatGGAGGTCCTCCAAAGATAAATTCATGAATGGAGCATATTTTGTTCAATCTGGATATGGAAACTGTGCGCCTGGTTACAACAGATATCAGAATTTTCCGGTGGCCGATGGTTCGTTGGTACCTGCTTTAACAGCTGATGCAGGCCCCATGCGCTGCACTACGAATAAAGCTTGTTAG